From the Pontiella agarivorans genome, one window contains:
- a CDS encoding sulfatase family protein, protein MMNTKMNIFSAMMGVGLLAGAAGAAELSKPNILFVMSDDHTSQAIGAYGGRLAVLNPTPTIDSIAEEGMVMENAFCQNAICTPSRASIMTGQSSAVNGCPTLADTLPAERQYLPIELKKAGYQTAVIGKWHLHALPETFDYYKVLPGQGRYFDPIFFELGATGVNKFRRNVYEGSVKMTGHSSDCIADSALDWFKNKRDPKKPFYLSMHFKAPHDYFQYAPRYEDYLADVTIPEPENMRDRKNHGSIATRGDQDELVPYIGTSVGRRNPRRNYSQAEGRGKWAKKLDQSRSDEEILGDTYQEYLKAYLRCVKGVDDNLKRVVDYLKAEGLYDNTIIFYTGDQGFYLGEHDYIDKRWAYEESMRMPFIVRYPKQVKAGRSDAIVENIDYAPTILDFAGAETPDYMHGRSFKKILETGTASKDWKDSAYYHYWMHMASHDNPGHIAIRTKRYKLILFYGAPMDSDQAETPPAWELYDLKNDPTEDNNVYDNPEYAGVIEKLKKKLKTRRAELGEDDPKFPFNAVINEFWDYDQADRAKAIQLSHTYRQQRAAEAKVEK, encoded by the coding sequence GACGATCATACCTCGCAGGCCATTGGTGCGTATGGTGGCCGTTTGGCGGTGCTGAATCCGACGCCGACGATTGACTCGATTGCGGAAGAAGGCATGGTGATGGAAAATGCATTTTGCCAGAATGCGATCTGCACGCCGAGCCGCGCCAGCATCATGACCGGACAAAGCAGTGCGGTGAATGGTTGTCCAACCTTGGCTGACACGCTGCCGGCCGAGCGGCAGTATCTTCCGATCGAACTGAAAAAAGCCGGATATCAAACCGCAGTGATTGGCAAGTGGCATCTGCATGCGCTTCCTGAAACGTTTGATTATTATAAAGTGCTGCCGGGGCAGGGCCGTTATTTCGATCCAATCTTTTTCGAACTGGGTGCCACGGGCGTGAATAAATTCCGTAGAAATGTTTATGAGGGTTCCGTGAAAATGACGGGGCACTCTTCGGATTGTATTGCCGACTCTGCATTGGATTGGTTCAAAAATAAACGGGATCCCAAAAAGCCGTTTTACCTCAGTATGCACTTCAAGGCGCCGCATGATTATTTTCAGTATGCACCGCGCTATGAAGACTATCTGGCGGATGTCACTATTCCGGAACCGGAAAATATGCGCGACCGTAAAAACCATGGTTCCATTGCCACCCGTGGCGATCAGGACGAACTGGTTCCATACATTGGAACATCGGTTGGGCGGCGCAATCCGCGCCGGAATTATTCCCAGGCGGAGGGTCGGGGCAAGTGGGCGAAAAAGCTGGATCAGTCTCGCAGTGATGAAGAGATTCTGGGGGACACCTATCAGGAATATCTGAAGGCATACCTTCGCTGTGTTAAAGGCGTCGACGATAACCTGAAACGCGTTGTGGATTATCTGAAGGCCGAAGGACTTTATGACAACACGATTATTTTCTACACCGGCGACCAGGGATTCTACCTCGGTGAGCATGACTACATTGATAAACGCTGGGCCTATGAAGAATCGATGCGTATGCCGTTCATCGTGCGTTACCCGAAGCAGGTAAAAGCCGGCCGTTCAGACGCCATCGTTGAAAACATCGATTATGCCCCGACGATTCTTGACTTTGCAGGGGCTGAAACGCCGGATTATATGCACGGGCGGAGCTTTAAAAAGATTCTGGAAACGGGGACGGCTTCCAAAGACTGGAAAGATTCCGCCTATTATCACTATTGGATGCACATGGCCTCGCACGATAATCCCGGTCACATTGCCATTCGCACTAAACGCTATAAACTGATTCTGTTTTACGGCGCACCGATGGATTCCGATCAGGCCGAAACTCCGCCGGCCTGGGAGCTCTATGATCTCAAGAATGATCCGACAGAAGATAATAACGTCTATGACAATCCGGAATATGCCGGCGTCATCGAAAAGCTGAAAAAGAAGCTTAAAACGCGTCGTGCTGAACTGGGCGAGGACGATCCGAAATTCCCCTTCAATGCTGTGATCAATGAATTCTGGGATTACGATCAGGCGGATCGGGCGAAGGCGATTCAGCTTTCACACACCTATCGTCAGCAAAGAGCTGCTGAAGCCAAAGTGGAAAAATGA
- a CDS encoding glycoside hydrolase family 2 protein, producing MNGVKTALAVLCVAAQIAAGTESRRTIISLNGTWQIEETASPDVLPESYSGTVPVPGLIDMAGPTPFEDVGYETAYKRYFWYRREFTVGDSIPDTALLKINKAKFISQVYVNGKFVGENPHNFTPGIFDVKRWLKAKKTNELVVRITTYENTPPTIMNGFDAEKKRYIPGIYDDVSLILSGQQFIENVQVVPDVEHKAMRAVVQLKSGAGEAAVTYRIRECNSGKVVASGEADGLDFTVPIPGCKLWSPASPFLYTLELETESDSYSTRFGMRSFRLDHKTGKAYLNGKPFYMHGTNVCIFRFFEDPDRNGLPWDEAWVRKLFRKMKTMHWDSIRFTIGFPPERWYEIADEEGFLIQDEYPIWYNNERRISLFKKDLSLIHVEFEKWMRERWNHPCVVIWDAQNETTTTKTGDAIRKVRHLDLSNRPWDNGRGAPVDINDVAEVHPYLYNKFRKDENPIPEEGLLKYALSTVRIPDNGPAQFTPPVSGAEQYPNPFIINEYAWLWINRNGTPTSLTEVLYPKAFGKLTKEQLYTTYARHLAMKTEYWRVHRKCAGVLQFCVLSYSRPEEPKGETSDNFVDIKNLIFEPTYERYVKDAFSPVTLMIDFWESEVSKDRDEEIRIMIINDTYTDWAGKLKLTLRNAEGVVFKKRKRVEVDALGKISVSIPVQWGVEPGACSLTAELKYNGDKVQSIREFEVR from the coding sequence ATGAATGGTGTGAAAACAGCGTTGGCGGTTTTATGTGTTGCTGCCCAGATTGCAGCGGGTACTGAAAGCAGGCGCACGATTATTTCTCTTAATGGAACCTGGCAGATTGAAGAGACTGCTTCGCCGGATGTCCTCCCCGAAAGCTATTCTGGAACTGTTCCGGTTCCGGGACTGATTGATATGGCGGGGCCGACGCCGTTTGAGGACGTTGGATATGAGACGGCATACAAACGCTATTTCTGGTATCGCCGCGAGTTCACGGTGGGGGACAGCATTCCGGATACGGCTTTGTTGAAAATCAATAAAGCCAAATTTATTTCCCAGGTTTATGTGAACGGAAAGTTTGTGGGCGAAAATCCGCATAATTTCACGCCCGGAATTTTCGATGTCAAACGCTGGCTTAAAGCGAAAAAAACGAATGAGCTGGTTGTCCGGATCACGACCTATGAAAACACACCGCCAACCATCATGAACGGGTTCGATGCGGAAAAGAAACGCTACATTCCCGGAATCTATGACGATGTGAGCCTCATCCTGTCGGGGCAGCAATTTATTGAAAATGTGCAGGTGGTACCCGATGTGGAACATAAGGCTATGCGCGCTGTGGTTCAGCTCAAGAGCGGGGCGGGAGAGGCTGCCGTCACGTACCGTATTCGTGAATGCAATTCCGGGAAGGTTGTGGCATCCGGAGAGGCCGACGGACTCGATTTTACGGTTCCGATTCCCGGTTGCAAACTCTGGTCTCCGGCAAGTCCGTTTCTTTATACGCTGGAGCTGGAAACGGAATCGGACAGTTATTCAACGCGTTTTGGAATGCGCAGCTTCCGACTGGATCATAAAACCGGAAAGGCCTATTTGAATGGTAAGCCGTTCTACATGCATGGAACCAATGTGTGCATTTTCCGCTTCTTTGAAGATCCGGACCGCAACGGGCTTCCCTGGGATGAGGCCTGGGTACGGAAACTCTTTCGCAAGATGAAAACCATGCATTGGGATTCGATCCGCTTCACCATCGGATTCCCGCCGGAGCGCTGGTATGAGATTGCCGATGAAGAGGGCTTTCTGATTCAGGATGAATATCCGATCTGGTACAACAACGAGCGCAGGATTTCCCTGTTTAAAAAAGATCTGTCGCTGATCCATGTGGAGTTTGAAAAATGGATGCGCGAACGTTGGAACCATCCGTGTGTGGTGATTTGGGATGCGCAGAATGAAACCACAACGACAAAGACCGGTGACGCCATTCGAAAGGTCCGTCATCTGGACCTTTCCAACCGTCCGTGGGATAACGGGCGGGGGGCGCCGGTGGATATCAATGATGTCGCGGAAGTGCATCCCTACCTCTATAATAAATTCCGTAAAGACGAGAATCCTATTCCCGAGGAAGGGCTGCTTAAATACGCCCTGTCGACCGTTCGGATTCCGGACAACGGTCCGGCCCAGTTTACGCCTCCTGTTTCGGGAGCGGAACAGTATCCAAATCCTTTCATCATTAATGAATATGCCTGGCTCTGGATCAACCGGAACGGTACACCGACCAGCCTGACCGAGGTGCTGTATCCGAAGGCATTCGGAAAACTGACTAAGGAACAGCTCTATACCACCTACGCGCGTCATCTGGCCATGAAGACCGAGTATTGGCGGGTGCACCGGAAATGCGCAGGTGTTCTGCAGTTTTGTGTGTTGAGCTATTCCCGCCCGGAGGAACCCAAGGGAGAGACGAGTGATAACTTTGTCGATATCAAAAATCTCATTTTTGAGCCGACGTATGAACGCTATGTCAAAGATGCCTTTTCGCCGGTTACCCTGATGATCGATTTCTGGGAGTCCGAAGTCTCCAAAGACCGGGACGAAGAAATTCGGATTATGATCATCAACGACACCTATACCGATTGGGCGGGAAAGTTAAAGCTGACACTGAGAAACGCTGAAGGGGTTGTATTCAAAAAAAGAAAACGGGTTGAAGTCGATGCGCTGGGTAAAATTTCAGTGTCCATCCCGGTGCAGTGGGGTGTTGAGCCCGGAGCCTGTTCGTTGACGGCTGAATTGAAGTACAACGGGGACAAGGTTCAAAGTATTCGGGAATTTGAGGTTCGCTAA
- a CDS encoding carbohydrate-binding protein yields the protein MLKMMMKAGFRILLAAWVAIPAAAKEFHVSKRGDDRSAGSLQEPLLTIAAAAAKAQPGDTVIVHEGVYRERINPPRGGVSDAQRITYQAFSGDNVVIKGSEVISDWTQVEDDVWKAVIPNSFFGDYNPFADVLSGDWYVDDNWDHHQGAVYLNGDWLHEARSLDDVMQPVGAVADRYSPTCVRHFFGRKVTDFLRLKEIALSNGVSIDVFDFIGASGVDQVVDKKEKSTFLGNFHPGDWVLYDSVDLTGVDQIELLATTERHGAIVEVRLGGPRGRLIGSARLPSVRFWSQWFTLPVSLENVSGTHDVCMVCRDPQESAWADIRLWYAKVDETKTTIWAQFPGKDPNRELVEVNARRTVFYPDKPGRNYITVRGFTLEHAATPWAPPTAEQVGLIGTHWSKGWVIEDNTIRYATCTGVTLGKFGDEGDNQAESAPGYVETIKRALSKGWNKESVGSHLVRNNHISHCEQAGIVGSMGAAFSRIEGNHIHDIHVKRQFWGAEMAAIKFHGPIDTQIIGNYIHHSEKGIWLDWMTQGTRVSGNLLHDNPTCDLHLEVNHGPFLFDNNIFLSEVSLWDWSNGGAYVHNLFAGTIQHRSITRNVPYHPPHKTDIVALKANPGGDSRFYNNIFAGRRGTDLPYGLSVYAAARLPMFVKGNVYYNGAQPFPGEQCSHVVSAFDPEMRVAQKGGTAVFNFRLDDAFGSVETQPVDTEMLGKALIPNQGFEHPDGSPITIDQDILGEARNRKHPAAGPFSISRPGKHSVRMN from the coding sequence ATGCTGAAAATGATGATGAAGGCTGGTTTCAGGATTTTACTTGCGGCATGGGTTGCAATCCCGGCTGCGGCGAAGGAGTTTCACGTTTCCAAACGAGGAGATGACCGTTCCGCCGGGAGCTTGCAGGAACCGCTGTTGACCATCGCTGCCGCCGCCGCGAAAGCACAGCCCGGCGATACGGTGATTGTGCATGAGGGGGTGTATCGCGAGCGGATCAATCCGCCGCGTGGCGGAGTGTCGGATGCCCAGCGAATCACATATCAGGCATTTTCCGGGGATAACGTGGTGATTAAAGGTTCCGAAGTGATTTCGGATTGGACGCAGGTTGAAGACGATGTCTGGAAAGCGGTGATTCCGAATTCATTTTTCGGCGATTACAATCCGTTTGCGGATGTGCTTTCCGGAGACTGGTATGTTGACGACAACTGGGATCACCATCAGGGGGCAGTTTATCTGAATGGAGATTGGCTACATGAAGCGCGGAGTCTGGACGATGTCATGCAACCGGTGGGTGCCGTTGCGGATCGATATTCGCCGACGTGTGTGCGGCACTTTTTCGGTAGAAAGGTGACCGACTTTCTGCGCTTGAAAGAGATCGCCTTGTCGAATGGCGTGTCGATTGATGTGTTCGATTTTATCGGCGCGTCCGGCGTGGACCAAGTGGTTGATAAAAAAGAGAAGAGCACGTTCTTGGGTAACTTTCATCCGGGCGATTGGGTACTGTATGACTCCGTGGATTTGACGGGGGTGGATCAGATTGAATTGCTGGCAACCACCGAGCGGCACGGTGCGATCGTGGAGGTACGTTTGGGTGGACCGCGAGGTAGGTTGATCGGAAGTGCGCGTTTGCCATCCGTTCGATTCTGGAGCCAGTGGTTTACGTTGCCCGTCTCTTTGGAAAACGTTTCCGGAACCCATGATGTATGCATGGTCTGCCGTGATCCGCAGGAATCGGCGTGGGCGGATATCCGCCTTTGGTACGCGAAGGTTGATGAAACGAAGACAACGATCTGGGCCCAGTTTCCGGGAAAAGATCCGAACCGGGAGCTGGTGGAGGTCAACGCGCGCCGGACGGTTTTTTATCCGGATAAACCGGGGCGGAATTATATTACGGTGCGCGGTTTTACGCTGGAACATGCGGCCACGCCGTGGGCGCCGCCGACGGCTGAGCAGGTCGGGTTGATCGGCACGCATTGGAGTAAGGGCTGGGTGATTGAGGATAATACGATCCGCTACGCCACCTGCACCGGCGTGACACTTGGTAAATTTGGCGATGAGGGTGACAATCAGGCGGAGTCGGCGCCGGGCTACGTCGAAACCATTAAACGCGCACTTTCCAAGGGTTGGAATAAAGAATCGGTGGGGTCTCATCTTGTGCGGAATAACCATATTTCGCATTGTGAACAGGCTGGCATTGTCGGGAGTATGGGTGCGGCTTTCAGCCGGATTGAGGGGAATCATATTCACGATATTCATGTGAAGCGGCAGTTTTGGGGCGCAGAGATGGCGGCTATTAAGTTCCACGGTCCGATCGATACGCAGATTATCGGCAACTATATTCATCACAGCGAAAAGGGCATCTGGCTGGACTGGATGACACAGGGTACGCGCGTCAGTGGAAACCTGCTGCATGATAACCCGACTTGTGACTTGCATCTAGAAGTGAATCACGGGCCGTTTCTTTTTGATAATAATATTTTTCTGTCGGAAGTCTCTCTGTGGGACTGGTCGAATGGCGGGGCCTATGTGCACAACCTGTTTGCAGGAACAATTCAGCACCGTTCCATCACACGCAACGTTCCCTATCATCCGCCACATAAAACCGACATTGTGGCACTTAAGGCCAATCCGGGAGGAGACAGCCGGTTCTATAACAATATATTTGCAGGACGTCGTGGAACGGATTTGCCGTATGGGTTGAGCGTTTATGCCGCTGCCAGGCTGCCGATGTTTGTGAAAGGCAATGTTTATTATAACGGAGCACAGCCATTCCCCGGTGAGCAATGCAGTCATGTCGTTTCGGCCTTTGATCCAGAAATGAGGGTTGCTCAAAAAGGCGGAACCGCCGTGTTTAACTTTCGACTGGATGATGCATTCGGTTCGGTGGAAACGCAGCCGGTTGATACTGAAATGCTGGGCAAGGCGCTGATTCCGAATCAGGGATTTGAGCATCCGGACGGCTCTCCGATTACGATCGATCAGGATATTCTGGGTGAAGCTCGTAACCGGAAGCACCCGGCTGCGGGGCCGTTTTCGATTTCCAGGCCGGGCAAACATTCGGTGCGGATGAACTGA
- a CDS encoding arylsulfatase produces the protein MNWKIMIGLGLSVGALVAGSYAEKQPNVIILLADDQGYGDLSCHGNPVLKTPNLDKMHAESVRFTDFHASAICTPSRAQLMTGIDAVRNGAYNYGFGKTQIFEAIPAADGSEHAVHLMSDYFKANGYRTGLFGKWHLGDFYPYRPQDRGFEEVFSYPGASVWQTPNHWNNDCFNDVYLHNGEPVQTEGYCTDVWFDKTISFIEDNVKAEKPFFVYLPTSSMHTPQFVPEKYIEPYKDQDELVAYFFGMVANFDDNVGRLDAALQRLGVRDDTIVIYMSDNGGTLGNDVYNAGMTGKKCQIQDGGHRVPCFVRWPAGIPSPGRDVDDLTIIQDILPTLIDLCGLNMPWPQSFDGVSLKEAILAEKQELGSRMSVVQFSTKRVGLKGYSVLWNKWRLLDETDGVQPGEEIKLYNVANDSAQKNNVANQHPEVVKEMQDYYIQWRKSVEPSMAKNSKITIGYPGFESLELTCFDWLTVDGKGNPSQQVDVRLGMEMHGAWNVYVETPGKYELTFRRWPKEANTEISGGLPPHVSDFSKEMGRTDEVPVRGKYHNWKTIVPAGVYPAGEALPITEIRLSCGEINKTKAVKASDKAMRFVVDLPAGPIRLQGDFLDKQGEVVCGAYYADIKLMD, from the coding sequence ATGAATTGGAAAATAATGATAGGTTTGGGGCTTTCGGTGGGGGCTCTGGTAGCAGGCAGCTACGCGGAAAAGCAACCGAATGTGATTATTTTGTTGGCGGATGACCAAGGCTACGGCGATTTGTCGTGTCATGGAAACCCGGTTTTGAAAACACCGAATCTGGATAAAATGCATGCCGAATCGGTTCGGTTTACAGACTTTCATGCCTCGGCCATCTGTACGCCGTCGCGTGCTCAGTTGATGACCGGAATTGATGCGGTGCGTAACGGAGCCTACAATTACGGTTTCGGAAAAACGCAGATCTTTGAAGCCATTCCGGCGGCGGATGGCAGCGAGCATGCAGTGCATCTGATGTCTGATTATTTTAAGGCAAACGGTTATCGCACCGGGCTGTTTGGAAAATGGCATTTGGGCGATTTCTACCCGTATCGTCCGCAGGATCGCGGATTCGAAGAGGTCTTCAGTTATCCGGGAGCTTCGGTGTGGCAGACGCCGAACCACTGGAATAATGATTGTTTTAACGATGTCTATTTACACAATGGCGAACCGGTTCAAACAGAAGGCTATTGCACCGATGTTTGGTTCGACAAAACGATTTCGTTTATTGAAGACAACGTGAAGGCTGAAAAGCCGTTTTTCGTCTATCTGCCGACGAGCTCCATGCATACGCCGCAATTTGTGCCGGAGAAATATATTGAGCCGTATAAAGATCAGGATGAGTTGGTGGCTTATTTCTTCGGCATGGTAGCCAACTTTGATGACAATGTGGGTCGTCTGGATGCTGCGCTGCAGCGTTTGGGGGTCAGAGATGATACGATCGTAATCTATATGAGCGACAATGGCGGAACGCTGGGGAACGACGTCTATAACGCCGGCATGACCGGTAAAAAATGCCAGATCCAGGACGGGGGGCATCGTGTGCCTTGTTTTGTGCGCTGGCCGGCCGGCATTCCCTCGCCCGGCAGAGATGTGGATGATCTGACCATTATTCAGGATATTTTACCGACACTTATCGACCTGTGCGGTCTCAATATGCCGTGGCCGCAGAGCTTTGATGGAGTCAGCCTGAAGGAAGCCATTCTGGCCGAAAAACAGGAGCTGGGTTCGCGCATGTCGGTGGTACAGTTTTCCACGAAACGCGTGGGGCTGAAGGGCTATTCGGTACTGTGGAATAAATGGCGTCTGCTCGATGAGACCGACGGGGTTCAGCCGGGCGAAGAAATCAAACTCTATAATGTCGCCAATGATTCCGCCCAGAAGAACAATGTGGCCAATCAGCATCCCGAAGTGGTCAAGGAGATGCAGGATTATTATATCCAGTGGCGTAAATCGGTTGAGCCGTCGATGGCAAAGAATTCCAAAATAACAATTGGATATCCGGGGTTTGAATCGCTTGAGCTGACCTGCTTTGACTGGCTGACTGTTGACGGGAAAGGCAATCCGTCCCAGCAGGTTGATGTTCGTCTGGGTATGGAAATGCACGGGGCCTGGAATGTTTATGTTGAAACGCCGGGGAAGTATGAGCTGACATTCCGCCGCTGGCCGAAGGAAGCGAATACCGAAATCAGTGGTGGACTTCCGCCGCACGTTTCTGACTTTTCAAAAGAAATGGGTCGTACTGATGAAGTTCCGGTTCGTGGGAAATACCACAATTGGAAAACCATTGTTCCGGCGGGGGTTTATCCGGCGGGTGAAGCGCTGCCGATTACAGAGATTCGTTTGAGTTGCGGTGAAATCAACAAGACGAAAGCGGTAAAGGCCTCTGATAAAGCCATGCGTTTTGTGGTCGATCTTCCGGCCGGACCGATTCGGCTTCAGGGCGATTTTCTGGACAAGCAGGGTGAAGTCGTCTGCGGCGCATATTATGCAGATATCAAACTGATGGACTAG
- a CDS encoding helix-turn-helix transcriptional regulator produces MLDVLKTIQIDIVGGDRSELGTEWRGIQMPDPYTRLYWIESGSGHIHYNNQDRPLRAKELHLIPSNNSFEYSCEKQVVIHWVRFSATLLGGIDLFAYIDCERKLIPDNQMECKKMFLDLFSAQQSDRKGKAFYSNGTLMQLLAFFMDTIDSEAIQLKLKQQQCFQPVLKAIEQTLADPLSVAELARLTSLEPSYFSRKFTRFFGESPQRYIMRRRINQAQLLLWETNETIQQIADALGFYDAFHLSKAFKRMAGISPSSYRTQASRIGP; encoded by the coding sequence ATGCTCGATGTATTAAAAACCATTCAAATCGATATTGTTGGTGGAGACCGGTCCGAACTAGGCACCGAATGGAGGGGCATTCAAATGCCGGACCCCTACACCCGTTTGTACTGGATTGAATCGGGATCCGGTCATATACACTACAATAATCAGGACAGGCCACTCAGAGCAAAAGAACTACACCTGATCCCCTCAAACAACAGCTTTGAGTATTCGTGTGAGAAGCAGGTCGTGATCCATTGGGTACGATTCTCGGCCACCTTGCTCGGCGGAATAGACCTATTTGCCTATATTGACTGTGAGCGGAAGTTGATTCCTGACAATCAAATGGAATGTAAAAAAATGTTTCTTGATCTTTTTTCGGCGCAGCAAAGTGATCGAAAAGGTAAGGCATTTTATTCCAACGGAACTCTGATGCAGCTACTGGCCTTCTTCATGGATACCATTGATTCCGAGGCCATTCAGCTAAAGCTGAAACAGCAGCAATGCTTTCAGCCGGTGCTAAAAGCGATCGAGCAAACTTTAGCTGATCCACTCAGTGTGGCAGAGCTGGCCCGCCTAACCAGTTTAGAGCCCTCCTATTTTTCTCGAAAATTCACGCGTTTCTTTGGGGAATCACCACAGCGTTACATCATGCGTCGGCGCATCAATCAGGCTCAGCTACTACTCTGGGAAACCAATGAAACCATTCAACAGATTGCTGATGCACTGGGGTTCTACGATGCCTTTCATCTTTCGAAAGCATTTAAACGGATGGCAGGAATATCGCCTTCCAGCTACCGCACACAGGCCTCCCGAATAGGACCGTAA
- a CDS encoding L-idonate 5-dehydrogenase: protein MDMQIWNLHGARDLRLETVALPVPGKGQALVRVERTGICGSDLHYFMHGRCGCFIPKNPFALGHEFSGTIEAVGEDVHREIGERVAVDPLQPCCSCSFCLTGRYNLCPNRKYIGSASTIPHQNGAFGQFVVVKSENCLELDDRISFEEGAMLEPLSVALHALKQSGGVTGRRVLISGGGPIGQLIALAARAWGALEVTMSDPRSFPQNYALQHGADRSIDPTDGTPADIDFDIVIEASGTAPALKSAFEWVRRGGTIVQVGTLPDQVELPANLIMAKELTIRGSIYSLNTFALGMEMIASGRINVMPLVTASVPFENLPEALALAESKGEHMKIQVMYS from the coding sequence ATGGATATGCAAATATGGAATCTACATGGCGCACGTGATTTGCGTCTGGAAACGGTCGCCCTTCCTGTTCCGGGAAAAGGGCAGGCTCTGGTCCGTGTGGAACGCACGGGTATCTGTGGTTCTGATTTGCACTATTTTATGCATGGCCGCTGCGGTTGTTTTATTCCCAAGAATCCCTTTGCTCTCGGGCATGAATTTTCCGGAACCATCGAGGCTGTCGGAGAGGATGTACATCGTGAAATCGGAGAACGCGTTGCCGTCGACCCTTTACAACCGTGTTGCTCCTGTTCGTTTTGCCTGACGGGTCGTTACAACTTATGCCCGAACCGTAAATACATCGGTTCCGCCTCCACCATTCCGCATCAAAATGGTGCATTTGGTCAATTTGTTGTTGTGAAGTCGGAAAATTGTCTGGAATTAGACGATAGGATTTCCTTCGAAGAGGGCGCCATGCTTGAACCGCTTTCAGTGGCATTGCATGCGCTTAAGCAAAGTGGGGGTGTGACAGGCAGGCGTGTATTAATTAGCGGCGGCGGGCCGATCGGTCAGCTGATTGCTTTGGCCGCCCGTGCGTGGGGTGCTCTGGAAGTGACAATGAGTGATCCCCGTTCGTTTCCTCAAAACTATGCACTTCAACACGGGGCAGATCGGTCCATTGATCCAACGGATGGAACACCTGCCGACATAGACTTTGATATCGTGATCGAAGCATCGGGGACAGCACCCGCTTTGAAGAGTGCGTTTGAATGGGTGCGGCGCGGGGGAACCATTGTGCAGGTCGGGACGCTCCCCGATCAGGTTGAACTTCCGGCTAATCTGATTATGGCGAAGGAACTGACCATCCGTGGCTCGATCTATTCGCTCAATACTTTTGCACTCGGTATGGAAATGATAGCCTCAGGACGGATCAATGTTATGCCGCTGGTTACGGCTTCAGTTCCGTTCGAAAATCTCCCCGAGGCTCTTGCGCTTGCGGAGTCCAAAGGAGAGCATATGAAAATTCAGGTGATGTACTCATGA
- a CDS encoding aldo/keto reductase, whose protein sequence is MKRRPLGKTGMDVSILSYGASALGSVYREINDEEGIRAVHMAFDRGVNYFDVAPAYGNLKAEVVLGKALAGLPRDQYLLSTKTGKWCSYDGVGDHIYDFSEDRIRASLQESMDRLGTDYLDIVHLHDIEYDRGCYIDQALGEGLTVLQELKKEGVIRAVGVSNYDMAVWHQVLARAELDTIMVHNHYCLNDTLLLELFPEVRKQGIGIINASPFASGLLTQRGPADWHPIGEKEKAIFRKAVKFCADAGSSIEEVAMPFALGNDEIPTTLVSTASADRMAQNLDWSELPLNPALVEDVQQILAPVMNRDWAFAKHCT, encoded by the coding sequence ATGAAAAGACGACCACTTGGCAAAACGGGAATGGATGTTTCCATTCTAAGTTACGGCGCGTCAGCTCTTGGAAGTGTTTACCGCGAGATTAACGACGAGGAAGGAATTCGCGCGGTACATATGGCTTTTGACAGAGGTGTAAACTATTTTGATGTGGCACCTGCTTATGGAAACCTCAAGGCGGAAGTTGTGCTGGGAAAAGCATTGGCCGGTTTGCCGCGTGATCAATACCTGCTCTCAACCAAGACGGGGAAATGGTGCTCCTATGATGGGGTCGGCGATCATATCTACGATTTTTCAGAGGATAGAATACGCGCGTCCCTGCAGGAAAGTATGGATCGGCTGGGTACGGACTACCTCGATATCGTGCATCTGCATGATATCGAATACGATCGCGGTTGCTACATTGATCAGGCGTTGGGAGAGGGGCTGACTGTTCTCCAGGAATTGAAGAAAGAAGGAGTGATTCGTGCCGTCGGAGTGTCCAACTATGATATGGCCGTTTGGCATCAGGTTCTCGCCCGGGCAGAGCTTGATACGATCATGGTACATAATCATTATTGCCTGAATGATACCTTGCTGCTGGAGCTGTTTCCGGAAGTCAGGAAACAGGGGATCGGGATCATTAATGCCTCGCCTTTTGCCAGTGGTCTGCTTACTCAGCGCGGCCCGGCCGATTGGCATCCGATTGGAGAAAAGGAAAAGGCGATTTTTCGCAAAGCAGTTAAGTTCTGCGCCGATGCGGGAAGTTCCATCGAAGAAGTGGCAATGCCCTTTGCGCTGGGGAACGATGAGATTCCGACGACATTGGTGAGCACGGCCTCCGCCGATCGGATGGCGCAGAACCTTGATTGGTCTGAACTGCCGTTGAACCCTGCGTTGGTTGAAGACGTGCAACAGATACTCGCTCCGGTCATGAACCGGGATTGGGCTTTTGCAAAACACTGTACTTGA